In one Chryseobacterium camelliae genomic region, the following are encoded:
- a CDS encoding catalase, translated as MPDPLQYNKNFNKLSYEEKQLLEETKKSIADFVEQSPSVSDINYATRNAHAKTYAVLSGYFIIDPELTEDLKYLFDKEKYEITARLSNAHLKIKKNKKDIPAYGFAIKIKDDSGRTISNYPLVNFPLFPINSISLFLKTFTAINKLYVKKWSNWLSFTKSIWKVVPSLMTVSFLKHGIALFLKRNDFLLSFDYHSVGAYRLDDKMIKIKICPKKIQRRLGSRKNIRQAIKSYFESNAYQAEVFIQLCYNLKDQPINTLNIDWKNSPLIKLGEIRFEKNSLQNSGNCENELLSFNPFESAEIFQPVGKIQKLRDEAYKVSLQTRKKINKLLKYK; from the coding sequence ATGCCAGATCCATTACAATATAATAAGAACTTCAATAAGCTTTCGTATGAGGAAAAGCAACTGCTGGAAGAAACCAAAAAAAGCATCGCCGATTTTGTAGAACAATCTCCCTCTGTAAGTGATATCAACTATGCCACCAGAAATGCCCATGCCAAAACCTACGCAGTTCTTTCAGGATATTTCATCATTGATCCTGAACTCACAGAAGATTTGAAATATCTGTTTGATAAAGAAAAGTATGAAATCACTGCAAGACTTTCAAATGCCCATCTGAAAATTAAAAAGAATAAAAAGGATATTCCCGCTTATGGTTTCGCCATAAAAATAAAGGATGATTCCGGACGTACCATTTCAAATTATCCATTGGTCAATTTTCCTTTGTTCCCGATTAACTCGATCTCCTTATTTTTAAAAACATTTACAGCCATCAATAAACTTTATGTCAAAAAATGGAGCAACTGGTTATCCTTTACAAAAAGCATCTGGAAAGTCGTTCCTTCTTTAATGACAGTATCTTTTTTGAAACATGGCATTGCTCTTTTTTTGAAAAGAAATGACTTCCTCTTATCCTTTGATTATCATTCTGTAGGCGCTTATAGACTGGACGATAAAATGATCAAAATAAAAATCTGCCCAAAGAAGATCCAAAGAAGATTAGGAAGCAGAAAAAATATCAGGCAAGCTATCAAAAGCTATTTTGAAAGCAATGCTTATCAGGCTGAAGTCTTTATTCAGCTGTGTTATAACCTGAAAGATCAGCCCATCAACACATTAAATATTGACTGGAAAAACTCTCCATTGATAAAATTAGGAGAAATCAGGTTTGAAAAAAATTCACTGCAAAATTCCGGTAACTGCGAAAATGAATTATTATCTTTTAATCCTTTCGAAAGTGCCGAAATCTTTCAACCTGTGGGAAAAATACAAAAGCTAAGAGATGAAGCATATAAGGTTTCTCTGCAAACTAGAAAAAAGATTAATAAGCTTTTAAAATACAAATAA
- a CDS encoding FKBP-type peptidyl-prolyl cis-trans isomerase encodes MGVADLLFKRKKELAEKNLKDGKEYMEEYGKRETVVTLPSGLQYEIITEGDGEKPGPRSTVKCHYHGTTITGKVFDSSVKRGTPASFPLNRVISGWTEALQLMPVGSKWRLILPPHLAYGDQEISKEIGPNSTLIFEVELLGIK; translated from the coding sequence ATGGGAGTAGCAGATTTGTTATTTAAGCGTAAAAAAGAATTGGCAGAGAAAAACCTGAAAGACGGTAAAGAATACATGGAAGAGTATGGAAAAAGAGAAACCGTAGTTACTTTGCCAAGCGGATTACAATACGAAATCATTACAGAAGGTGATGGAGAAAAGCCGGGTCCGAGATCTACCGTAAAATGCCACTATCACGGAACTACCATTACAGGAAAAGTTTTTGACAGCTCTGTAAAAAGAGGTACTCCTGCATCTTTTCCATTAAACAGAGTGATTTCAGGGTGGACAGAAGCCCTACAGTTGATGCCTGTTGGTAGCAAATGGAGATTAATCCTTCCTCCGCACTTAGCGTATGGAGACCAGGAAATCAGCAAAGAAATAGGACCTAACAGTACACTTATTTTCGAAGTAGAATTATTGGGAATTAAATAA
- a CDS encoding Rrf2 family transcriptional regulator, producing the protein MSNTRFATAIHIMTLLAKSPQDWLSSEWIASSINVNPVVVRKEIGVLRESGLIISKQGKEGGSQLAKSATAITISEIYSVVKNTEVLGKKNQNPNPACSVGKEINNHLNDLFIETDQLVLNFLGNKSLQEFSDQFE; encoded by the coding sequence ATGAGCAATACAAGATTTGCTACGGCAATACATATTATGACACTATTGGCAAAATCACCTCAGGATTGGTTAAGTTCTGAATGGATTGCCAGTAGTATCAATGTAAACCCTGTTGTCGTACGTAAAGAAATCGGTGTGTTGAGAGAAAGCGGGCTTATCATTAGCAAACAAGGAAAAGAAGGAGGAAGCCAGCTTGCGAAAAGTGCAACAGCAATTACCATTTCGGAAATTTATTCAGTCGTGAAAAATACTGAAGTCTTAGGAAAGAAAAACCAGAACCCTAATCCGGCTTGCAGTGTCGGGAAGGAAATTAATAATCATTTGAATGATTTATTTATAGAAACAGATCAATTGGTTTTAAACTTTTTAGGAAATAAGTCACTTCAGGAATTTAGTGATCAGTTTGAATAA
- a CDS encoding NAD(P)-dependent oxidoreductase, translating into MKKVAVIGATGFVGSQIVNELTNRGYKVEAIVRDASKVQQNENVSAKSINVSNVDELADALKGNDAVISAFNAGWTNPNLYDDFLSGSVNIENAVEQSGVKRFITVGGAGSLFIDGNQLVDGPDFPEDYKEGAKAARDYLNKIKENKILDWTFFSPAIEMHQGTAGVRTGKYRTALENPVFDENGRSILSVEDVAVALVDELEQNNHIRERFTAAY; encoded by the coding sequence ATGAAAAAAGTAGCAGTAATCGGGGCAACCGGATTTGTGGGATCACAAATCGTAAACGAATTAACAAACAGAGGATATAAAGTAGAAGCGATTGTAAGAGATGCTTCTAAAGTTCAGCAAAACGAAAATGTATCTGCAAAAAGTATTAATGTAAGCAATGTTGATGAACTGGCAGATGCCTTAAAAGGAAATGATGCGGTAATCAGTGCTTTCAATGCAGGATGGACGAATCCTAATCTGTACGATGATTTCTTAAGCGGTTCAGTAAATATTGAAAATGCTGTTGAACAATCAGGGGTGAAAAGATTTATTACAGTGGGAGGAGCCGGAAGTTTATTTATTGATGGAAATCAGTTGGTAGACGGACCTGATTTTCCTGAAGATTATAAAGAAGGTGCAAAAGCAGCAAGAGATTATCTAAACAAGATTAAAGAAAATAAAATTTTAGACTGGACCTTCTTTAGCCCCGCTATTGAAATGCATCAGGGAACTGCAGGAGTAAGAACAGGAAAATACAGAACAGCTTTAGAAAATCCGGTTTTTGATGAAAACGGAAGAAGTATTCTTTCTGTAGAAGATGTTGCGGTAGCTTTGGTTGATGAACTGGAGCAAAATAATCATATCCGTGAGCGTTTTACTGCAGCGTATTAA
- a CDS encoding tyrosine-type recombinase/integrase, translating into MLKTKFFVRHTSGEGVTSIYVRVTNGRAFDLKTPTKETCILSNWDNENKMMKERFFIEQKGKLVEKRDGVTRALVIQSKEVNARLQELEKKIEKSFKESEGVEFNLDWLKNIINPPVVKEDAIPDDFVAYCDIFTEQKKHEVSKRYLSKIKRTRDIVAEFLKYGKKKKIGFIELNQQFASDFGTYMFEIEEYSKNYVSNTLKLIRVVASHAERNGIKLHPQIKMVKSKLEKTIFQILTPGELEVIGNHNFEDIDLENIRDWLIISTLAGQRISDFMRFTSNMISKETNDKEQEIYFLNFTQDKTGHVLHLPIHPKILEILHKRDFQFPPKYDEDDYNKLVKTVCKDAGITEMCYGGIEIGKRKVFANYPKHELVTSHIGRRSFASNNYGIIPTPLLMRATGHKSESMFLKYIGKIDNQQSHALASYFYD; encoded by the coding sequence ATGTTAAAGACAAAATTTTTTGTCAGACACACGTCTGGCGAAGGCGTTACGTCTATTTATGTAAGAGTAACGAATGGTCGAGCGTTCGATCTTAAAACTCCCACCAAAGAAACCTGTATTCTTTCTAATTGGGATAATGAAAACAAAATGATGAAAGAAAGATTCTTCATCGAGCAAAAAGGCAAATTAGTAGAGAAGAGAGACGGAGTGACAAGAGCTTTGGTAATACAAAGTAAAGAAGTTAATGCAAGGCTTCAAGAATTGGAAAAGAAGATTGAAAAATCCTTTAAAGAATCCGAAGGCGTTGAATTTAATTTGGACTGGTTAAAAAATATTATCAACCCTCCAGTTGTCAAAGAAGATGCTATTCCTGATGATTTTGTTGCTTATTGTGATATTTTTACAGAACAAAAGAAACACGAAGTAAGTAAGCGATATTTAAGCAAGATCAAACGTACAAGGGATATTGTTGCGGAATTTTTAAAGTACGGTAAAAAGAAAAAAATAGGATTTATTGAGTTAAATCAGCAATTCGCCTCAGATTTTGGAACTTATATGTTCGAGATTGAAGAGTACTCCAAAAACTATGTTTCAAATACTTTAAAGCTTATTAGAGTTGTAGCCAGCCACGCTGAAAGAAATGGTATTAAGCTACATCCTCAAATAAAAATGGTTAAATCAAAATTGGAGAAGACGATATTTCAAATCTTAACGCCTGGTGAATTAGAGGTTATTGGAAATCATAATTTTGAAGATATTGACTTAGAAAATATCCGCGACTGGTTGATTATCTCTACGTTGGCCGGGCAAAGAATTAGTGATTTCATGAGATTTACATCCAATATGATTAGTAAAGAAACAAATGATAAAGAGCAAGAAATATATTTTTTGAACTTTACACAAGACAAAACAGGTCACGTATTACATTTGCCTATTCATCCGAAAATTTTAGAAATATTACATAAAAGGGATTTTCAATTTCCTCCTAAGTATGATGAAGATGATTATAATAAATTAGTAAAAACCGTATGTAAAGATGCTGGAATTACTGAAATGTGTTATGGAGGGATTGAAATAGGAAAAAGAAAAGTCTTTGCAAACTATCCGAAACACGAGCTTGTCACAAGCCATATTGGAAGAAGGAGTTTTGCAAGTAATAATTATGGTATAATACCAACTCCATTATTAATGAGAGCGACCGGGCACAAGAGTGAATCTATGTTTTTAAAATACATCGGAAAAATTGATAATCAACAATCTCACGCCTTAGCTAGTTATTTTTATGATTAA
- a CDS encoding helix-turn-helix domain-containing protein, with amino-acid sequence MNKLLENPLLKHDLFSIDAFVCKYGNLGFLHPKMSLGMTFFDCNEETEILESEFDDNKHFHAYFINYDEVLPIFDFGMFYNATAPIFSDLSHGFRKELRDYLLTINDLTTKKQTAYEIKLHFISIGEILLSLENLNPIQKEVVDYFIAQYNKEIEHLDKLCVQYSESFSGDSDALNDEILQSVIERILVEKTADLTTKVNTMEERMTSELLSIKEAQKFLGVGETTFWRMRKSGLIPEYMLGAQVYFKSHEIVNCLVKTN; translated from the coding sequence ATGAATAAACTATTAGAAAACCCGCTTTTAAAGCATGATTTATTCTCGATTGATGCATTTGTGTGCAAGTATGGGAATCTTGGATTTTTGCACCCTAAAATGAGTTTAGGGATGACATTTTTTGACTGTAACGAAGAAACAGAAATCTTAGAAAGTGAATTTGATGACAACAAGCACTTTCATGCTTATTTTATCAATTATGATGAGGTCTTACCTATTTTTGACTTTGGAATGTTCTATAATGCAACTGCACCAATCTTTTCAGATTTGTCGCATGGTTTCAGAAAAGAATTGAGAGACTATTTGCTAACTATTAACGATTTAACAACCAAAAAACAAACTGCCTATGAAATAAAACTACATTTTATTAGTATCGGTGAGATTTTATTATCACTTGAAAACCTTAACCCAATTCAAAAAGAAGTAGTAGATTACTTTATAGCTCAATACAACAAAGAAATTGAGCATTTGGATAAATTATGCGTACAATATTCTGAATCGTTTTCAGGCGATTCTGACGCGTTAAATGATGAAATACTACAATCTGTCATTGAAAGGATTTTAGTTGAAAAAACGGCTGATTTGACGACTAAAGTAAACACTATGGAAGAAAGAATGACTTCTGAACTTTTATCAATCAAAGAAGCGCAAAAGTTCTTAGGGGTGGGGGAAACTACTTTTTGGAGAATGAGAAAATCGGGATTGATTCCAGAGTATATGCTTGGAGCACAAGTCTATTTTAAATCGCATGAGATTGTAAACTGTCTCGTAAAAACAAATTAA
- the istA gene encoding IS21 family transposase, with translation MANKRIDMLNIKQLLRLYTQGVSKLQISKQLGISRNTAKKYISLFHEHQLTYDELIELSDEDLDDLFETPPTDIRDKDSIKKQLESLFPYISKELKRVGVTRYLLWEEYIDKYPSGYQYSRFCHHYREWCKKVNPSMHIEHKAGDKLFVDYTGKKLHIIDKETGEQQEVEVFVSILGASGMTFVEATRTQGKEDFLGSLTKALHYYGGVPAAIVTDNLRTAVKKSHKYEPVITDSLLDFASHYSTTILPTRTYHPKDKALVENAVRIVYTRIFAPLRKDHFFSLEALNKAIENLLEGYNEAPMKRKKYSRADVFREVEKHALSPLPAIVYQLKHSVRATVHKTSHVYLSKDKHYYSVPFSYIGKKVNIIFSKNTVEIYYDQRRIAFHNRVLAKYQYTTVKEHMPSSYQFMTEWNPSRFISWGRSVGEYCEQYIIKILEKKQHPEQSYKTCLGILSLSKKIGNIRLDNACKRALGYEKYSLAMIKSILERGLDNLTDDDAFFEEKKLPKHKNIRGGKYYQ, from the coding sequence ATGGCTAACAAAAGAATAGACATGTTGAACATCAAACAATTATTACGATTATACACTCAGGGAGTAAGTAAATTGCAGATAAGCAAACAACTGGGTATCTCACGCAATACTGCCAAAAAGTATATTAGCCTGTTCCATGAACACCAACTTACATATGATGAGCTGATAGAGCTGAGTGATGAAGATTTAGATGATTTATTCGAGACTCCGCCAACTGATATAAGGGATAAGGACAGTATCAAAAAACAACTTGAATCGCTGTTTCCTTACATATCCAAAGAACTAAAACGTGTTGGGGTTACCCGTTATCTGCTATGGGAAGAATACATAGATAAATATCCTTCAGGCTACCAATATTCCCGTTTTTGTCATCATTACAGGGAATGGTGTAAAAAGGTAAACCCTTCCATGCATATTGAACATAAGGCAGGGGATAAACTTTTTGTGGATTATACTGGGAAAAAGCTTCACATTATTGATAAAGAAACAGGAGAACAACAGGAAGTTGAAGTCTTCGTATCTATACTTGGCGCCAGTGGTATGACCTTCGTAGAAGCTACAAGGACCCAAGGGAAAGAAGATTTTCTTGGAAGCCTTACCAAAGCCCTGCATTATTATGGAGGAGTTCCCGCAGCTATTGTTACCGATAACCTGCGTACAGCCGTAAAAAAGAGCCATAAGTACGAACCTGTCATCACTGATTCCCTTCTGGATTTTGCTTCCCACTATAGCACCACAATACTTCCTACGCGTACCTACCATCCTAAGGACAAGGCTTTGGTTGAGAATGCGGTACGTATTGTTTATACCCGCATTTTTGCTCCATTGCGTAAAGATCACTTCTTTAGCCTGGAAGCATTGAACAAAGCTATAGAAAACCTTCTGGAGGGATATAATGAAGCTCCCATGAAAAGAAAGAAGTATTCCAGGGCTGATGTTTTCCGTGAGGTTGAAAAACATGCGTTATCCCCACTACCAGCTATAGTGTACCAGCTCAAGCATTCTGTACGTGCCACTGTTCATAAGACCAGCCATGTATATTTAAGCAAAGACAAACATTATTATAGTGTTCCGTTCAGCTATATTGGTAAAAAAGTAAACATTATTTTTAGTAAAAACACAGTCGAGATTTACTATGACCAGCGCAGAATAGCATTCCATAACAGAGTCTTGGCCAAATATCAGTATACAACTGTTAAAGAGCATATGCCTTCATCTTATCAGTTTATGACGGAATGGAATCCCTCCCGGTTTATCTCTTGGGGAAGGTCTGTCGGAGAATATTGTGAACAGTACATCATCAAAATCCTGGAAAAGAAACAGCATCCTGAGCAGTCCTATAAAACCTGCCTGGGAATCCTTTCATTATCAAAAAAGATTGGCAACATAAGACTTGACAATGCCTGTAAAAGAGCATTGGGATATGAGAAATACAGCCTTGCCATGATTAAAAGTATTTTGGAAAGAGGACTGGATAATCTCACCGATGACGATGCATTTTTTGAAGAAAAGAAACTGCCTAAGCACAAAAATATAAGGGGCGGAAAATACTATCAGTAA
- the istB gene encoding IS21-like element helper ATPase IstB, translating into MNQATLEKMKHLKLYGMHRAFSTTMETGSISYTNDELIAYLIESEYDDRESRKVERLITSARFRYRAFMEEITASSSRNIDKNTIGRLSSCDFISQKQNILITGSTGVGKSFIATAIGYKACTMGYKVMYFSINKLFSKLKMAKADGSYLKEIDRIEKQDLIILDDFGLQSLDNLKRQDFMEIIEDRHGKRSTIIASQLPVSVWHEVIAEQTIADAILDRMVHNSLRIDLKGESMRRKKADQKISSE; encoded by the coding sequence ATGAATCAGGCAACATTAGAAAAAATGAAACATTTAAAGCTCTACGGAATGCACAGAGCTTTTTCCACAACAATGGAAACAGGAAGTATCTCTTATACCAACGATGAACTTATCGCCTACTTGATTGAATCCGAGTATGACGACAGGGAAAGCAGAAAGGTTGAGCGGTTAATCACTTCTGCCAGATTCAGGTACAGGGCATTTATGGAAGAGATTACAGCATCTTCTTCCAGGAATATTGATAAGAATACCATTGGAAGGTTATCTTCCTGCGATTTTATCTCTCAGAAACAGAATATTCTTATTACAGGATCAACAGGAGTTGGTAAAAGTTTTATAGCAACTGCCATAGGCTACAAAGCCTGTACAATGGGATATAAAGTCATGTACTTCAGCATCAACAAACTCTTCTCAAAGCTTAAAATGGCTAAGGCAGACGGATCTTATCTGAAAGAGATTGACCGTATAGAAAAGCAGGACCTTATTATCCTTGATGATTTTGGATTGCAATCCCTGGATAATTTGAAAAGACAGGATTTTATGGAGATCATTGAAGACAGGCACGGAAAACGCTCCACTATTATTGCTTCGCAACTTCCCGTAAGTGTATGGCATGAAGTAATTGCGGAACAAACAATAGCCGATGCAATCCTTGACAGAATGGTACATAACTCCCTGAGAATAGACCTTAAAGGGGAATCTATGAGAAGAAAAAAAGCTGATCAGAAAATCAGCTCAGAATAA
- a CDS encoding DUF6443 domain-containing protein — translation MRKILLFNILIFVYGLAHAQTLTSSENYIYTRTYLEPVTAENPTAKQVQSVQYFDGLGRVKQQVAIKATVNNKDLVVPSEYDPSGRQTKSYLPVPVSSLNGALQTTDGNTVNAYYGVANAYSETLLENSPLGRVLKQAHPGAEWQMNTNHTVKYEYTTNSGTEVKRLKAVTTWNAANLINDVSVNFAPDDSFTAGGYYKANTLIKKTTKDEDNKETQVFTNASGQVQLVRKVDGTGAVQYVDTYYVYDELGNLVLVIPPKAAFNTIAELNGHLNTLCYQYRYDRYNRLAEKRLPGKTYWESVVYDKQNRPVLSQDSNQKNKQWAFVKYDELGRIAYTGLWDSTASRVAVQTELNNMSSNALNNEARTAASFILNGINVYYTNDAFPTGNMTILSVNYYDDYPVSSPVVPATVLNQNTLSAVPVSSTSNGYTTSRSSKTLPTASYTKNIEDDNWSSSFIWYDRQGRSVGTYSKNHLGGYTRTETELDFSGAPKESFTYHKRLDTDTETMVKQRFVYDDQKRMKQQYHKVNGWSEELVAENTYNDLGQLIRKEVGNSLQGIDYSYDIRGRLTRINDPANLNGKLFGYEIKTAHPLTGTPQYNGNITEVDWKTATDNLQRRYEYLYDSLNRLKKGTYTEPYSSVPQNNFFNESVDYDPNGNITGLQRNGKNALNALALIDNLSYSYSGNQLSSVTDSSADYNGYPEVSGNTISYDDNGNMANHTDKGVLQVDYNILNLPKYIKFNQSVASRGGARYVNTSYTYRADGAKVRKIYQYKDGTNEFLASITTDYLDGFQYEANPTLANPMAGTVLKFIPTSEGYYDFEKNKYIYTYTDHLGNVRLSYFRNTNGSAEVLEENNYYPFGLKHQGYNAFAGNPAYKYQYNGKELQEETGWSDFGARMYMADIGRWGVIDPLAEQMRRHSPYNYAFNNPINFIDPDGMAPRQLTMASEDSPKDAGYSWTNPNWIGVGSGMDLGESYGFGTLTGGGGGSSPTFQFPKGQEEYYQKNYPAFYDFVKNVLPNMIGDEKFMKALSSASGFSMEELAESFKYGKGMYLKALDLTLGDAEYLYGGITESSTRNTTAIDTPVLDWFEKANRNPQSVEGLTNLMYMSALIAHETAHWGDDVKRTVKYDSTGLSTKYGDVGNFFENRAFGGGIGSYQNGISGSIKNYVQANFILLQSIFK, via the coding sequence ATGAGAAAAATACTATTATTCAATATATTAATCTTTGTATACGGGCTTGCCCATGCACAAACGTTAACATCATCCGAGAACTATATCTATACCCGTACTTATTTAGAGCCTGTAACTGCTGAAAACCCTACGGCTAAACAAGTCCAGTCGGTTCAGTATTTCGATGGCCTGGGAAGGGTGAAACAGCAGGTTGCCATAAAAGCTACGGTAAATAATAAAGACCTTGTTGTTCCTTCCGAATATGATCCTTCCGGAAGGCAGACCAAAAGCTACCTTCCCGTTCCTGTGAGTTCCTTAAACGGGGCTTTACAGACTACCGATGGAAATACGGTAAACGCTTATTATGGCGTTGCCAATGCCTATTCGGAAACCTTACTGGAAAACTCTCCCTTGGGAAGAGTACTGAAACAGGCACATCCCGGAGCCGAATGGCAGATGAATACCAACCATACCGTAAAGTATGAGTACACTACCAATTCGGGAACCGAAGTTAAAAGGCTCAAAGCAGTTACTACCTGGAATGCTGCCAATCTCATTAATGACGTGTCGGTCAATTTTGCCCCTGATGACAGCTTTACAGCAGGAGGATATTATAAAGCCAATACGCTGATCAAAAAGACCACAAAAGATGAAGACAATAAAGAAACACAGGTTTTTACCAATGCTTCGGGGCAGGTGCAGTTGGTTCGTAAAGTAGACGGTACAGGAGCAGTGCAATATGTTGACACGTATTATGTATACGATGAATTGGGCAATCTGGTACTGGTAATTCCTCCAAAAGCTGCATTCAACACTATTGCGGAGCTTAACGGTCATCTCAATACTCTATGCTATCAATACAGATATGACCGGTACAACCGTCTTGCAGAAAAAAGACTTCCCGGTAAGACCTATTGGGAGTCGGTAGTGTATGACAAGCAAAACCGCCCTGTACTCTCGCAGGATTCTAACCAGAAAAACAAGCAGTGGGCTTTTGTGAAATATGACGAATTGGGGAGAATAGCCTACACAGGTCTGTGGGATAGTACCGCATCAAGAGTTGCTGTGCAGACGGAGCTGAACAATATGTCTTCCAATGCGCTGAATAATGAAGCCAGAACGGCTGCATCTTTTATTCTGAACGGAATTAATGTGTATTATACCAACGATGCATTTCCTACGGGAAATATGACCATTTTATCCGTTAATTACTATGATGATTACCCTGTAAGCTCTCCCGTAGTTCCGGCTACTGTATTGAACCAGAATACGCTTTCAGCAGTTCCGGTGAGCAGTACCTCAAACGGGTATACTACGAGCAGAAGCTCTAAAACCCTTCCTACGGCAAGCTATACCAAAAACATAGAAGACGACAACTGGTCTTCGTCATTTATCTGGTACGACAGACAAGGGAGATCGGTGGGAACATACAGCAAAAATCATTTGGGAGGTTATACCAGAACCGAAACGGAGTTAGATTTTTCAGGAGCTCCGAAAGAAAGCTTTACCTACCACAAACGGCTGGATACCGATACCGAAACGATGGTTAAACAAAGATTTGTTTATGATGATCAGAAAAGAATGAAGCAGCAGTACCACAAAGTAAACGGATGGTCTGAAGAGCTGGTGGCGGAGAATACCTATAACGATCTTGGGCAGCTGATCCGTAAAGAAGTCGGAAACAGCCTTCAGGGTATAGATTATTCCTACGATATAAGAGGAAGGCTTACCAGGATCAATGATCCTGCCAACCTGAACGGAAAATTGTTCGGGTATGAAATAAAAACGGCTCATCCGCTTACCGGTACTCCACAGTACAACGGCAACATCACCGAGGTGGACTGGAAGACGGCCACCGACAATCTGCAGAGAAGATACGAATATCTGTACGATTCTTTGAACAGGCTGAAAAAAGGAACCTATACAGAGCCTTATTCGTCAGTTCCGCAGAATAACTTTTTTAATGAGAGCGTAGATTACGACCCGAACGGAAATATCACCGGGCTGCAGCGAAACGGGAAAAATGCGCTGAATGCTTTGGCGCTTATCGATAATCTTTCGTACAGCTACTCCGGAAACCAACTGAGCTCCGTTACAGATTCTTCGGCAGATTACAATGGCTATCCGGAAGTTTCGGGAAATACAATATCTTATGATGATAATGGGAATATGGCCAATCATACCGATAAAGGAGTGCTGCAGGTCGACTATAATATTCTGAACCTTCCAAAGTATATAAAGTTTAATCAATCTGTTGCCAGCAGAGGGGGAGCCAGATATGTGAATACTTCGTATACCTATCGTGCAGACGGGGCTAAAGTCAGAAAAATATACCAGTATAAGGATGGAACCAACGAATTTTTAGCCTCCATTACCACCGATTATTTGGATGGGTTTCAGTATGAAGCTAACCCAACACTTGCCAATCCTATGGCAGGTACGGTTTTAAAATTTATTCCTACCTCCGAAGGCTATTATGATTTTGAAAAAAACAAGTATATTTACACCTATACAGACCATTTGGGAAATGTACGTCTCAGCTACTTTAGAAATACCAATGGCAGCGCAGAAGTTCTTGAAGAAAACAACTATTATCCTTTTGGATTAAAACATCAGGGATACAATGCATTTGCAGGTAACCCCGCTTATAAATACCAATATAACGGTAAAGAATTACAGGAAGAAACCGGCTGGAGCGATTTTGGAGCCAGGATGTATATGGCAGACATTGGGAGATGGGGGGTAATAGATCCGTTAGCCGAGCAGATGAGAAGACATTCTCCGTATAATTATGCTTTTAATAACCCGATTAATTTCATAGACCCTGATGGAATGGCGCCAAGACAATTGACCATGGCAAGTGAAGATTCTCCTAAAGATGCAGGATATAGCTGGACAAATCCTAACTGGATAGGTGTAGGAAGCGGAATGGATCTGGGAGAAAGCTATGGGTTTGGAACTCTAACCGGAGGTGGTGGTGGAAGTTCACCTACGTTCCAGTTTCCTAAAGGACAGGAAGAATATTATCAAAAAAACTATCCTGCTTTTTATGATTTTGTGAAGAATGTTTTGCCCAATATGATAGGTGATGAAAAATTCATGAAAGCTTTAAGTTCTGCTAGTGGATTTTCTATGGAAGAACTTGCAGAATCTTTTAAATATGGTAAAGGAATGTACTTGAAGGCTCTAGATTTGACTTTAGGAGATGCCGAATATTTATATGGAGGTATTACAGAAAGTAGCACAAGAAATACAACAGCGATAGATACACCTGTTTTAGATTGGTTCGAGAAAGCAAACCGAAATCCTCAGTCTGTCGAAGGACTTACTAACCTGATGTATATGTCAGCTCTTATTGCTCATGAAACCGCACATTGGGGAGATGATGTAAAAAGGACGGTAAAGTATGACAGTACGGGCTTGAGTACTAAATATGGAGATGTAGGAAACTTTTTCGAAAATAGAGCTTTTGGTGGTGGTATAGGTTCGTATCAAAACGGAATATCAGGAAGCATTAAAAACTACGTTCAGGCTAATTTTATTTTATTACAATCAATATTTAAATAA